One genomic segment of Aphis gossypii isolate Hap1 unplaced genomic scaffold, ASM2018417v2 Contig01106, whole genome shotgun sequence includes these proteins:
- the LOC126555797 gene encoding uncharacterized protein LOC126555797 — protein MAGSIEDNAALYKKKTYTFVPPAPPADLIESTSYTLDFTARKFIHIGIDPSLSFKIVVHILTSSRYVHITPEFLKKIFSYMGHILSFIQDTPQKYKRVIFYEDEILKLSSMVYSGENVLVIETKNRDGCRVLLNRGDLLRLQYLECSIFESIVRKEVFTVPLVINQYNEIIAYLDKKCAQHKLSSENLDQMVIFIKNIQDDQVVKSVPNFSNQIQMCATVQLTESLLHQNNSHEYSNETTLISPMSSSTPMSPPTPMSTPPPISPPPISPPPPSSFTSQSPSRAVDENDGPLHFNM, from the exons atggcTGGTTCAATTGAAGACAACGCGGCATTATACAAGAAGAAGACCTACACTTTTGTACCGCCAGCACCTCCGGCTGATCTCATCGAGTCTACTAGCTACACACTTGACTTTACGGCCCGTAAGTTTATTCATATCGGTATTGACCCATCTTTGAGTTTCAAAATTGTAGTGCATATACTAACTTCTTCGAGATACGTTCATATTACTccggaatttttaaaaaaaatattctcgtATATGGGTCATATCCTGTCTTTTATACAGGATACGCCACAGAAATATAAAcgagtaatattttatgaagatgaaatattaaaactatcgaGTATGGTATACAGCGGAGAAAATGTGTTGGTAATCGAAACAAAAAATCGTGATGGATGTAGAGTACTGCTGAATCGGGGCGACCTTCTTCGACTTCAATATCTCGAATGTTCTATTTTCGAGAGCATCGTGCGAAAAGAAGTATTCACTGTACCTTTAGTTATAAATCAGTATAATGAGATTATAGCATACCTAGATAAAAAATGTGCTcaacataaattatcatcGGAAAATTTGGATCAGAtggtaattttcattaaaaatatacaagacGATCAAGTCGTTAAGTCCGTTCCAAACTTCTCCAATCAAATACAGATGTGTGCAACTGTACAGTTGACTGAATCATTATTACACCAGAACAACTCGCATGag tattccaATGAAACGACGCTCATTTCACCAATGTCGTCATCAACACCAATGTCACCACCTACACCGATGTCAACACCACCACCGATCTCACCACCACCGATctcaccaccaccaccatcgAGTTTCACCAGTCAATCGCCGAGCAGAGCAGTCGATGAAAACGATGGGCCGTTACATTTCAACATGTGA
- the LOC126555795 gene encoding uncharacterized protein LOC126555795, with protein MDDMYLDVTGGYTDDCRITQIEYHSFLPYSTSALSNNDEVRIALHNTESYTLPCESYIYIEGKIIKPADITDDIRFINNGLAFLFSEMKYEINGIQIQKLANPGITTTLKGYCSYNKTNITSHHNSGWDNDIKNANKDFIESGNFNGCINLKDLFGFCEDYKRILINCNQQLILNRASLDINAVKQYKNNEVVADAPKLKDVKINITKILWRMPIVKVSDKEKIRLLKVVNNQKPLTSAFRSWELCEYPFLPQNTSHFWKVKTSNKLEKPRYVIIGFQTGRKNSSNKTMSHFDHCKIKNLKVYLNSEVFPYEDFQSDFTRNKLATLYRAYVEFQKSYYGHDEVTPLLNRSDFKNLCPIIVVDMSKQNDNVKMSTVDLRIELEADEAFPASTSAYCLILHDQIITYNPFNGEVRTL; from the coding sequence ATGGACGACATGTATTTAGATGTTACGGGCGGATACACCGACGATTGCAGAATAACtcaaattgaatatcattcTTTTTTACCTTATTCTACGTCAGCTCTCTCAAATAACGATGAAGTGCGTATCGCACTACATAACACAGAATCTTATACTTTACCATGTGAGAGTTATATTTACATCGAAggaaaaataatcaaacctGCAGATATTACTGATGACATCCGATTTATAAACAACGGGCTGGCGTTTCTTTTCTCCGAAATGAAATATGAGATAAACGgcattcaaattcaaaaactcGCTAATCCAGGTATAACGACTACATTAAAGGGATATTGTTCgtataataaaacgaatattaCATCACATCACAACTCTGGCTGGGATaacgatattaaaaatgctaataaagattttattgaaaGCGGCAATTTTAATGGTTGTATTAATCTTAAAGATTTGTTCGGTTTTTGTGAAGATTacaaacgtattttaataaattgtaaccaACAACTTATATTAAACAGAGCATCACTGGATATAAATGCCGTTAAGCAGTATAAGAATAATGAAGTTGTCGCAGACGCTCCTAAACTAAAAGAcgtgaaaataaacataacaaaaatattatggagaATGCCCATAGTCAAGGTCagtgataaagaaaaaataagattgTTGAAAGTAGTAAACAATCAGAAACCGTTGACAAGCGCGTTTAGATCGTGGGAGTTGTGTGAATATCCTTTTTTACCTCAAAACACTTCGCATTTCTGGAAAGTGAAGACATCTaacaaattagaaaaacctAGATATGTCATAATCGGATTTCAAACTGGTAGGAAAAATAGCTCGAATAAAACAATGTCACATTTTgaccattgtaaaattaaaaacttgaagGTCTATTTAAACTCAGAAGTGTTTCCCTATGAAGATTTCCAAAGCGACTTTACCAGGAATAAGTTGGCTACATTATACCGCGCCTATGTAGAGTTTCAAAAATCTTACTACGGCCATGACGAAGTGACACCTCTACTGAACCGATCAGATTTCAAAAATCTGTGTCCGATTATAGTTGTTGATATGAGCAAGCAGAAcgataatgtaaaaatgtcaaCTGTCGACCTAAGGATTGAACTAGAAGCAGACGAAGCGTTTCCAGCTTCCACTTCagcatattgtttaatattacacgaccaaattataacttacaatCCGTTTAACGGAGAAGTAAGAaccttgtaa